Genomic segment of Candidatus Protochlamydia amoebophila UWE25:
GCATTTCATATTAATGATTCTTCTAAAGATTTAGGTTCAAGAGTTGATCGTCACCAACCTTTGGGTGAAGGAAAAATTGGGTGGGAAAGCTTCGAATTTTTAATGAAAGATTCTCGAACAAGGCATTTGCCCAAATATCTCGAAACCCCAGGGGGTGTAGATCTATGGGAAAAAGAAATTCAAAAATTGAAAGAATTTGCTTAATAAACTTTTGTGCTTTTTTCTTTTTTACCAAATTCAATTGGTAAATATTTTTAAAACTTCTTCAAATTTGAAGAAAAAAACCAGCAAAAAAATTCAAATTAATAATCGAATAAAATGTAGTGGGGTAAATTTGCATGCGTACAAAAATTAAAAGCCTTAGAGGTACGACTCCAGAGGTTCGTGCTTTGATCGGACACGATATAACATTAAAAGGATGGGTGAGAACTGTTCGTAATCAAAAGACCTTTACTTTTATTGAAATCAATGATGGTTCTACTCTTTCTAATTTTCAAATTATAGCGACTCCAGATATAGCGGGTTATGATCAACTAATTAATCAACTTTCAACAGGAGTTTCTGTTTCAGCAATAGGTACAATTGTAGAAAGCCCAGGTAAAGAGCAAAATTTAGAAATGCAAGCAACAGCGATTACCATTATTGGAAAATGTGACCCTGAAGTTTATCTCTTGCAAAAAAAACGGCATACTTTTGAATTTTTGCGATCAATTGCGCATCTTAGACCTCGCACTAATACGATTGGAGCTGTTACACGAGTTCGTAATGCATTAGCCTTTGCAACGCATCAGTTTTTTCAAAAACGCGGATTTCTATATATCCATACTCCAATTATTACAGGGTCTGATTGTGAGGGGGCGGGTAAAATGTTTCAAGTGACAACGTTAGATCAAAACAATCCCGCTAGAACACCAGAAGGAAGAGTTGATTATACACAAGATTTTTTTGGCAAGCCTACTTATTTGACAGTTTCTGGGCAGTTAAATGGAGAGATTTATGCTTGTGCGTTATCAGATGTTTATACATTTGGTCCAACATTTCGGGCAGAAAATTCCAATACTTCCCGTCATTTAGCAGAATTTTGGATGATTGAACCCGAAATGGCTTTTGCAGATTTAAACGATAATATGGACTGTGCGGAAGATTATCTTAAGTATATTTTAAAATATGTCTTAGACAATTGCCAAGAAGATATGGAGTTTTTCAACAAGCACGTTGCGACAGATTTAATTTCTAGACTTGAGCATGTCATTAACACTTCATTTGAGAGAGCTTCTTATACTTATGCTGTAAGAATTTTAGAGAAAGCGGATAAAAAATTTGAATATCCAGTTAAGTGGGGATTAGATTTGCAATCTGAGCATGAGCGTTTTTTGGCAGAAGAATTTTTTGGTAAGCCAGTCATTTTGACAGATTATCCAAAAGACATTAAAGCATTTTATATGCGTACCAATGAAGATAATAAGACCGTGGCTGCGATGGATGTTCTCGTCCCAAAAGTGGGAGAAATTATCGGAGGTAGCCAACGGGAAGAAAGGCTTAGTGTATTAGAGTCAAAATTAAAAGAATTCAATTTACCAGCAGAAGAATATTGGTGGTATTTAGAACTTCGTAAATTCGGGAGTGTTCCTCACTCTGGTTTTGGTGCGGGTTTTGAACGTTTAGTTCAATTTACAACTGGAATGGAAAATATACGTGATGTCATTCCTTTCCCAAGGCACCCTGGAAAAGCTGATTTTTAATCAGATAAGTTATGAAAATTTGCAAGAAATCAAAAACTTGCAAATTTTTAACAAATAAATCCATTCGTGCTTATCGTTTAGACAGTTTTTTTACCTCCCAAAAGAAAGTATTTTTAGGCAGATGCTGCAAAAATTGTGATTTTAGAATCTTCTTTTTGCCTGTATCGGTTAGTATGTTCATAAGTCGCCAAGTTAACGCGATTTTCAGCTTCAATGAGAGCTTGTGTCATGCCACGATGACGAATCTTAAGAAGGCGATTAATTTGATCAATATTTAATAAAGTTATTTTGGCATTTTGGCCAAGTTTTGGCTCTACATTGCGTGGAACGCATAAATCCATAATCAGTTTATCATTATCAGCTGGGATAAAGTTCTTTTCAGGTTTAATTAAATATTCGGAAGACTTTGTTCCAAATATAATCCAATCATACTGATGCCATGAATCGAGTTGGCACCACGGAAGAAGATGCAATCCATATAGAATAGCTAATTCTTTGGAGCGAATTTCTGAACGATTGCAAATCGTCATATCTGAATATTGTTTGGATTTCAAAAAATGTAGAATTTTTCGGTTGATTTCTGAGGCACCTACAAAAAGAATTTTTGGTTGTTGAGTATTCCTAAAAAAATATTTTCCAGTTTGAAGGATTGCATGTTCTAAATTAGGCAACCCTCTTCCTAAGTGTAGCTCAGATCGTATTCTTTTAGCAATTCCCATTGATTTTTGAAAGAGAAAATGAAGTTCTTTTGGCAGACAAAGAAAGGTTGTTGCCAGATTGTACGCATTTTTTACTTGGCCTTGAATTTCTGTTTCGGCGACGATAGCGCTATCAAGTCCGGACGTCACACGTGTAAGATGGCTAAAACAATCCATACCAAAAAAAGAGTAAAGTTTATGATCAAAGTCTTCTTTTACATCTTGTCGTAAAATACTTAATAAATAGGAATGGGTAGCTGTAAGATCATGGGAACTAAAATAAACTTCGGTGCGATTACAGGTAGAAAGTAAGATAAAGTGGTGTTGATCATGAACAGATTGATTAGCTCCAAATCGCTTTTGACAAGCTTTGGCAAGTGCGTCTCTTAATTTTAAATCTGCTAGTTTGTGATTAATGCCAATAACGCCAATACGCATTCTTTTGCTCCTTTTCCCAGTTTCAATTTTACATTCTAGGGAAGTCAAATATCGTTGCGCATCTTTATAAGAAAAACGTTAATTATTGCAAATACACTTTTCATTGGAATTTATCCAAAGTGTTTTCTGTCTAATTTTATCTCTCACTGTTTAATTATTTTCGAGATTTTAAAAATAATTTGATGCTTTGAAAATCAATCTAATCCGTATTTCTTATTAATTTTATTTATTTTTAATAAATTTTATTTTCAAATTTTAACTTTAGATTATAAAAATAAATTTAAATATTTAAACTATTTTTTATAAATAAAATTAAAATTTTATTTAAACGAATACAATTAGTAAATTCAATTTTTAATTATTATTAAACTATATAGATTTTAATTTTTATACTAATTAAAACGGCATATTTTATATAATTAATTGGTTGTTAAATTAATTTTTAAAATTTTAATGGTTTTTATGTATAATAATTGTTTTTTTACAAATAATTTTTTTAGTGAATTAGATTTTACATTTGATATTTTTAATTTCCCAAAAAGTTGCGAAAATAGTTTAAATAATTTTATTAGCAAGGAAGATAAACGAAATTATTCTTCCTTTCGTAAAATTAAAAAAGTAAGAGAAAAAGGTATTTCATCTAAAACACAAATATTTAAAAGAAGGGTTTTTAATGAAAGAAGTATTCCGACAGATTTTCTATCTAAAAGAAAGAAAAAACCTGTAATTATAAGAAAATCTTCTTTGAACCTTACAAGTTTATCAAAAATGGCAAGGATTCCCCATTTGTGCGAAGATACGACAAAGGAACATATCGATAACAAATTTGATGGAAAGAATAGCCAAGTTTTAAATGTTTGTTTTCTAGACAGTCAATTAACTATTAATTATTCACCGATTAGATTTTCTGAAAGTAAGGAATCAGAATCGAACGAAAGGATGTCCACTGAATTTAAATTTGATGAAGCTTCAATTGATTATTCTTCAGAAGGTAATGAATCAACTATTGCTTATTCACCGATTAGATTTTCTGAAAGTAGGGAATCAGAATCGAATGAAAGGATGTCCACTGAATTTAAACTTGATGAAGCTTCAATTGATTATTCGTCAGAAGTTAATGAATCAACTGTTGATTATTCACCGATTAGGTTTTTTGAAAGTGAGGAATTAGAATCGACTGAAAGGATGTTCGTAGAATCTAAATTTGATGAAGCTTCAATTGATTATTCGTCAGAAGGTAATGAATCAACTATTGATTATTCAATTTCTGCAGCCTTGCAAGAATTTGAACCTGTAAGTTTAGATAGCGATTTTTTTGAACAGCAAAAACCAAAAGAATGGTTTCCCATTAAAATCGATGGGAATAATAAAATAAGTTTTTCGATTAATGCAAATGCTAAAAAAATCAAACAATTGATTTACATATTTAGAAATCATACAACTGACGAAATTGCTTTAATAGGGAAAACAGGAACTTCTTTTTCTGCTCGGATGAATCATTACAAAACTAAATTTAATAAAAGTGTTAAACCATCCAATCAAAGTAAAAAGAAATTTATTACTGCAGTTCAAAACAATCCTACTCATTTTGAAGTGGCTATTTTATATGTTTTAAAAGAAGGGGAAAATTTAGATACGTTTGAAACAGGTTTTATTAAAAGTAAAAAACCTCTCTATAATCAGCGAAACGGAGGAGGGGGTGGTTTAACTCATTCGGAAGAAGTATCAGCAATTTATGCAATTCCAAAAAATCCCCTTCTTTTAACTCCAGAAAAAAGGTTTCGTTTTAGAGTAATTGACACTTCTATTAGACCTGAAATTGATCAAGAAATTTATAAAAAGATGCTTTCAATCGCTGATAAAGTTCAAGGAATTTTATATTCCATTAAAGAAATAGGAACTGAAAAACGTTATATTGGCTACACGACAGGGAATAATCCACACACCCGTATTAGACAACATGGTTATCAAGCTCAAACCTTTTTTCCTTTTAGCGATCAATATGATCCTGAAGAGAAGGATGGAGCATTGCATCCAGCCATGGGACAGAATCCTGAAGGGTTTAGTTTTGGATTTTTACCTATATTACATGATTTGAGTGAAATGAAACTTGACGAATTAAATGAATATGCAATTGTTTCAACCATTGGTGAAGCAGAAAAAACCGCCATCAAAATTTTAAAAACTTTGGTTAGTCAAGGAGGATTTAATTGCAATGGCGGCGGTGGCGGGCCGATTTCAGGGGGTATTGCCCGAAGATTGAATTTTGATTAGACAAAACTTTAATTTTGAAACTTCTTTTCATTTATTATGATTCAATGAAACTCTCTACTTAAAATGATTTAGAGTTAAAAATTTTTCGCTTTTATATAAGTGGAGAGCTTTTAATGAATTGCTGGATTTGTTCAACTGTTAGCCATTCAGAATTTGTATGTGATGCATAAATGAAATCAGGGTGAACTGGTTTTCCCCTGATGGGGCAACTTTTGTGATTAGAAGGAATGCGTTCATCTGTTTCAGAAATGGGTTCCGGTGCGATTAAGTAATAACGTTCAAATTCTACTGTATGGCGTACATCATCAGAACTGACCATCAATTCATGGAGCTTTTCTCCTGGCCGAATACCGCAAATTTCTTTGGTTAAGCCAGGAGCTAAAGCTTCAGCTAGATCGACAATTTTAACGCTTGGAATTTTAGGAACGAAAATTTCCCCTCCTCTCATTTTATAAAAGCAGTTAGTGACAAAGTCGACTGATTGTTCCAAGGTGATCCAGAAACGAGTCATTCGCTCATCTGTTATAGGTAAGGATTTGGCTCCTTGTTCGATTAACTTTTGCCAAAAAGGAAGAATACTACCTCGACTGGCGGCGACATTACCATACCGAACCACTGAAAAAATGGGATAACCTTGTGCACCAACATAAGAATTACCAGCTAGAAATAGTTTATCTGAACAGAGTTTAGTTGCTCCGTATAAATTGATTGGATTAACAGCTTTATCTGTGGAAAGAGCAATTACTTTTTGAATGCCACAATTGATCGCTGCGTCAATGACATTCATGGCTCCTATGACATTAGTTTTAATAAATTCTGAAGGATTATATTCAGCAGCAGGAACCTGTTTTAGTGCCGCTGCATGGACAATCATTGTAACATCTCTAAAAGCACGTGCAAGCCTTTGAGAATCACGAACATCTCCTAAAAAATAGCGAATTTTAGGATGGTCAAAAAGAGGATCACTTCGTCGCATCTCCCACTGTTTCCATTCATCTCGACTAAAGATAATGACTTTGCGGCAACTGTTTTCTTTTAAAATTTTCTTAGTTAAAGCTCGACCAAAACTACCTGATCCACCCGTGATTAAAATTGTTTGATCTGTAAATACTGAATGCATAAAGCTATATCCTACGGTATTATTTTGTAATGGCTAAGTAAACCTGAAAAATGAGTTTTTGGGCAATGTGAAAGCTCAAAGGTTTCTAAGCCAAAATTAACAAACCTCTCTATAAACTCACGTTATAAATTTGGCAACCCTTAAAATTAATTGCTAAAAAACTAGATTTTCAATTGTTGAATCGTCTAAATTTTTTGTTCACAAACTAAAAGATGATTATATATGGCAAAAAACTATGATGAAAGTACAGTCAAAACGTTAGATGCGCTAGCTCACATCCGCTTGCGCTCTGGCATGTATATTGGTCGGTTAGGTGATGGAACTAACCCCGACGACGGAATTTATATTATGCTTAAAGAAGTCGTTGATAATAGCGTCGACGAATTTATTATGAAGCACGGAAAAAAAATCATTATTGAGTTAGATGAAGATCTCAGTCGCGTCTCTGTTCGAGACTTTGGAAGAGGAATTCCACTTGGCAAAGTAGTAGAATGTGTCAGCCAGATTAATACGGGTGCTAAATATAATGACGATGTTTTTCAGTTTTCTGTAGGGCTTAATGGAGTGGGAACTAAAGCCGTTAATGCCCTTTCTAGTCATTTTGTTGTTAAAAGTTATCGAGATGGAGAATTTGTTGAAGCACATTTTTCTCAAGGATTGTTGAAACAAGAGAAGAAAGGAAAGACAAAGGAAGAAAATGGCACCTATGTGGAATTTATTCCTGATCCAGAAATTTTCAAAAAATATCGTTTTCAAAAAGAATATATTTTAAAACGTATTTGGCATTATGCCTATTTGAATACGGGTCTAATTCTTCAATTTAATGGGGAAGAGATTCAATCTAAATATGGATTGCTAGACCTTTTAAATGCGGAAGTCACAGAAGATAGGTTATATGAGCCTATTCATTATCGTGGTAAATTTTTAGAATTGGCTTTTTTACACACCCACAGTTATGGAGAAAGTTATTTTTCATTTGTCAATGGACAATATACGTCTGATGGAGGAACTCATCTTTCAGCTTTTCGAGAAGGCATTTTAAAGGGAGTAAATGAGTTTACTAAGAAAAATTTCCAAGGAGTAGATGTACGAGAAGGAATTGTGGGAACCATACTTGTAAAAGTGAAAGATCCAATCTTTGAATCGCAGACTAAAAATAAGCTAGGTAATAACGAATTACGCGCTCCTATTGTCCAAGAAGTTAAAGAAGCCGTTGTAAATTTATTGCATAAACACCCCGATGTTGCGAATCGCTTAGTTGAACGAATTGTTTTTAATGAGAAGCTCCGCAAAGAACTGGCTTCCGTTAAAAAAGAAGCAAAGGAAAAGCAAAAGAAAATTTCGTTCAAAATTCCCAAATTGAGAGATTCAAAGTATCATTATCAAGATCGATCGGTACATAGTGAAAACACAATGATTTTTCTAACAGAAGGGGATTCGGCTAGTGCTTCGGTTGTGGCTTCTCGAGATCCATTAATACAGGCAGTTTATTCTTTAAGAGGTAAACCTTTAAATGTATTTGGCATGAAGCTCGATCAACTCTATAAAAATGAAGAAATGTTCAATTTAATGAATGCTCTGAATATTGAAGATGAGATTGAAAAACTTCGTTATAATAAAGTCATTTTGGCAACAGATGCAGATGTCGACGGAATGCATATTCGTAACCTAATGATAACTTTCTTTTTAACCTATTTTGAAGGACTTGTTTTAAACGGGCACTTATATATTTTAGAAACTCCTTTATTTAAAGTACGTAATAAAGTGCAAACAATTTATTGCTATAATGAAGAAGAAAAAAATAAAGCGGTTGTTAAATTAAAAAAACAAGTAGAAGTTACTCGTTTTAAAGGTCTCGGAGAAATTTCCCCCTCAGAATTTAAGCAATTTATAGGAAAGGATATTCGCTTAATCCCTGTTACAATTCATTCTTTTTCTGATATTAAATCTACTTTGCAGTTTTATATGGGGAAAAATACCCCAGAGCGGAAACAATTTATCATGCAAAACCTTATTAACGAAGATGAAATAGCTCCTGTATAGCAAGCGAATTTTTAAAAAATATGTAAATTAAGCATGAGATGAACTCTTTGATCAAGTTATCAAGATATTAGGAATAGCGCATGGAAGATATTAAGCAATTGATGCAACGTCATTATATTAAATATGCCTCTTATGTCATTTTGGATAGGGCAATTCCTAATGTTATTGATGGGCTAAAGCCCGTACAGCGACGTATTCTCTATACTCTTTGGCTCATGCATGATGGCAAGCTTCATAAGGTAGCAAATGTAGCAGGTCAGACAATGGCTCTACATCCTCATGGAGATGCGCCAATTACCGAGGCACTTATTAATATTGCTAATAAAGGCTATTTGTTAGATCAGCAAGGAAATTTTGGTAATTTATTTACAGGAGATCCTGCCGCAGCAGCTCGTTATATTGAAACTCGTTTAACACCTTTAGCAAAAGAAACTTTATTTAATGCTGATTTGACCTCTACAATTCCCTCATATGATGGCAGACATCAAGAACCTACTTGTCTTCCAGCCAAAATTCCCGTTGTCCTATTACAAGGCGCTGATGGAATTGCTGTAGGTATGTCCACTCATATTTTCCCTCACAATTTTTTAGAACTTTTAGAAGCAGAAATTGCCATATTAGAAGGCAAACCTTTTTCTATTCTCCCTGATTTTCCAACCGGCGGCATTATGGATGCTTCTGACTACAATAAAGGAAAAGGAAAAGTTCGTTTGCGAGCAAAAATTGAGGTAAGGGATGCTAAGTCTTTGGTTATTACTGAAATTTGTTATGGAACCACAACAGAATCTCTAATTCGATCAATTGATGAAGCCGCTAAAAAAGGTAAAATTAAAATTGATGCCATCAATGATTATACAGCAGAAAAAGTTGAAATTGAAATTAAGCTTCCACGTGGGCAATATGCTCAAGATTTATTAGAAGCTTTATATGCATATACTGAATGCCAAGTTACTCTACATTCACAAATTGTGGTGATCAAAGACAATTATCCCTGGGAAACAGATGTCGATTCTATCTTACGGTTGCATACAGAAAAACTTCAGGAATATTTACAAAGAGAACTAGAATTAGAACGCGATCATTTAAACGAAAAAATCTTCGAAAAAACTTTGGAGCAAATATTTATTGAAAATCGGCTTTATAAGCGAATTGAAGATTTAACTTCTTACGAAGAAGTTCATGTAACGATTGCTGCAAGTTTAATCCCTTTTCATTCTCAACTTTTAAGAATTCCTACAGAACAAGATAGAGAACGTTTACTCAGTATTCCCATTCGTCGTATTACGCGATTTGACTTAGCGAAAAATCAAGAGGAAATTTTATCTCACCAGGAGCAATTGACGCGTGTTGAAAAAGATCTGAAAAATATCATTAAAGTAGCCATTCGTTATCTCAATAGTTTGATTAAAAAATTTGCAAGCGAACATAAGCGAAAAACAGAAATTCAAGTAATTCAGCAAGTCGATACTCGTGCGATGGAAACAAGGCAAATTACTGTCTGTTTTGATCCTACAACTGGATTTATAGGAACTAAAGTCACTAGCAACTATACAATTGAGTGTACAAATTTTGATAAATTACTTGTAATATTCAAGGACGGAACTTATCAAATCATCAATATT
This window contains:
- the asnS gene encoding asparagine--tRNA ligase, with the translated sequence MRTKIKSLRGTTPEVRALIGHDITLKGWVRTVRNQKTFTFIEINDGSTLSNFQIIATPDIAGYDQLINQLSTGVSVSAIGTIVESPGKEQNLEMQATAITIIGKCDPEVYLLQKKRHTFEFLRSIAHLRPRTNTIGAVTRVRNALAFATHQFFQKRGFLYIHTPIITGSDCEGAGKMFQVTTLDQNNPARTPEGRVDYTQDFFGKPTYLTVSGQLNGEIYACALSDVYTFGPTFRAENSNTSRHLAEFWMIEPEMAFADLNDNMDCAEDYLKYILKYVLDNCQEDMEFFNKHVATDLISRLEHVINTSFERASYTYAVRILEKADKKFEYPVKWGLDLQSEHERFLAEEFFGKPVILTDYPKDIKAFYMRTNEDNKTVAAMDVLVPKVGEIIGGSQREERLSVLESKLKEFNLPAEEYWWYLELRKFGSVPHSGFGAGFERLVQFTTGMENIRDVIPFPRHPGKADF
- a CDS encoding DNA topoisomerase IV subunit B is translated as MAKNYDESTVKTLDALAHIRLRSGMYIGRLGDGTNPDDGIYIMLKEVVDNSVDEFIMKHGKKIIIELDEDLSRVSVRDFGRGIPLGKVVECVSQINTGAKYNDDVFQFSVGLNGVGTKAVNALSSHFVVKSYRDGEFVEAHFSQGLLKQEKKGKTKEENGTYVEFIPDPEIFKKYRFQKEYILKRIWHYAYLNTGLILQFNGEEIQSKYGLLDLLNAEVTEDRLYEPIHYRGKFLELAFLHTHSYGESYFSFVNGQYTSDGGTHLSAFREGILKGVNEFTKKNFQGVDVREGIVGTILVKVKDPIFESQTKNKLGNNELRAPIVQEVKEAVVNLLHKHPDVANRLVERIVFNEKLRKELASVKKEAKEKQKKISFKIPKLRDSKYHYQDRSVHSENTMIFLTEGDSASASVVASRDPLIQAVYSLRGKPLNVFGMKLDQLYKNEEMFNLMNALNIEDEIEKLRYNKVILATDADVDGMHIRNLMITFFLTYFEGLVLNGHLYILETPLFKVRNKVQTIYCYNEEEKNKAVVKLKKQVEVTRFKGLGEISPSEFKQFIGKDIRLIPVTIHSFSDIKSTLQFYMGKNTPERKQFIMQNLINEDEIAPV
- a CDS encoding DNA topoisomerase IV subunit A — protein: MEDIKQLMQRHYIKYASYVILDRAIPNVIDGLKPVQRRILYTLWLMHDGKLHKVANVAGQTMALHPHGDAPITEALINIANKGYLLDQQGNFGNLFTGDPAAAARYIETRLTPLAKETLFNADLTSTIPSYDGRHQEPTCLPAKIPVVLLQGADGIAVGMSTHIFPHNFLELLEAEIAILEGKPFSILPDFPTGGIMDASDYNKGKGKVRLRAKIEVRDAKSLVITEICYGTTTESLIRSIDEAAKKGKIKIDAINDYTAEKVEIEIKLPRGQYAQDLLEALYAYTECQVTLHSQIVVIKDNYPWETDVDSILRLHTEKLQEYLQRELELERDHLNEKIFEKTLEQIFIENRLYKRIEDLTSYEEVHVTIAASLIPFHSQLLRIPTEQDRERLLSIPIRRITRFDLAKNQEEILSHQEQLTRVEKDLKNIIKVAIRYLNSLIKKFASEHKRKTEIQVIQQVDTRAMETRQITVCFDPTTGFIGTKVTSNYTIECTNFDKLLVIFKDGTYQIINIPEKQYVHHKGNKVVYVGIADKKTIINVVYRDPETHYVYAKRFIVEKFILDKYYRYLEEGTTLEFISTQPGVSLELQFIPKPRQTISKMQFQIDNIAVKGVTAKGIRISNREVKKVIIAK
- the pseB gene encoding UDP-N-acetylglucosamine 4,6-dehydratase (inverting), producing the protein MHSVFTDQTILITGGSGSFGRALTKKILKENSCRKVIIFSRDEWKQWEMRRSDPLFDHPKIRYFLGDVRDSQRLARAFRDVTMIVHAAALKQVPAAEYNPSEFIKTNVIGAMNVIDAAINCGIQKVIALSTDKAVNPINLYGATKLCSDKLFLAGNSYVGAQGYPIFSVVRYGNVAASRGSILPFWQKLIEQGAKSLPITDERMTRFWITLEQSVDFVTNCFYKMRGGEIFVPKIPSVKIVDLAEALAPGLTKEICGIRPGEKLHELMVSSDDVRHTVEFERYYLIAPEPISETDERIPSNHKSCPIRGKPVHPDFIYASHTNSEWLTVEQIQQFIKSSPLI
- a CDS encoding glutamyl-tRNA reductase produces the protein MRIGVIGINHKLADLKLRDALAKACQKRFGANQSVHDQHHFILLSTCNRTEVYFSSHDLTATHSYLLSILRQDVKEDFDHKLYSFFGMDCFSHLTRVTSGLDSAIVAETEIQGQVKNAYNLATTFLCLPKELHFLFQKSMGIAKRIRSELHLGRGLPNLEHAILQTGKYFFRNTQQPKILFVGASEINRKILHFLKSKQYSDMTICNRSEIRSKELAILYGLHLLPWCQLDSWHQYDWIIFGTKSSEYLIKPEKNFIPADNDKLIMDLCVPRNVEPKLGQNAKITLLNIDQINRLLKIRHRGMTQALIEAENRVNLATYEHTNRYRQKEDSKITIFAASA